The following is a genomic window from Puntigrus tetrazona isolate hp1 chromosome 20, ASM1883169v1, whole genome shotgun sequence.
accttttaatttttttcaaggATTTTGAATTTCCTGAGGTGGCAGGACTTCCAGTTGGAGGAAATGTTGGAGAGTTTCTCTACAGGCTTGAAGTGCATTACAACAACCCAAATAAAAGTGCAGGTCAGTCAGAACATCATTTACAACGTGAAAGGCCACACTGTGATGAACAGGTCTTTTGATATGATGAAACAATACTTTCATTTTTTGCACAGGTCGAGTCGATAGCTCAGGTCTGCGGTTCTATTACACATCTGAACTCCGTCAGCACGATGCAGGTGTTTTAGGAACAGGGCTTGCGGTGGCCCTGCCATACGCCATCCCACCCAAAGCCAAATCCTTCCTCACGTACGGTCTGTGTGACACGGCTTATATTCCAAAGGTTGGTGTGTATGTTGATCTACTCACACTCTCTTGATCAGATTCAGCAGATGACTGGATGATCTTGTGTTCTGTGCTCCTACAGGTTCTGGAGACGTCAAATGATCTTCAGGTGTTCTCCGTGATGCTGCACACACACTTAGCTGGGAGAAAGGTGCAAGTCGGACACTTCAGGTAAACATTTTTGACTGGTGACCGACCTAAAACAATATCTAGCTActgtaatgaattaattttttttcaatcatttccTCTTCAGAGGAGATAAACAGATCGATTTTCTAGCTGTGGATGAAAACTATGATTTTGAATATCAGGAAATAACCAATTTGGGTAAAATTAAGACCGTAAAATTGGTAAGTACTAAAAGCTTTACCAAGTTACCATGCTGCTAAAATGCTGGGGATTTCAAGCATTAATATCATAAAtagcataaatgtattttactatataaatattggcaatatgtgaaataaaacaatctttTGGTCTTTCAGGGTGACAAATTGCTGGTGGAGTGCACTTATAACACTGAAAACCGCAGCACACTCACATGGGTTAGTACATTTACACAAAGGctcattttgtcttttcttcAAAAGCATGTATCTGCAAATTAATTGATTCTCACATTATAAAAGAAGTTGGACTAAAGGCCAGAGCCTGGTGTTTGTAGATATACACATTTCTAgaacatatgaaaatatgagttttcattttatgagattttttttttaattacaaattatgtgtacaactttttttttggcctaCAGGGGGGGCTCTCAACTTCAGATGAGATGTGTTTGGCCTTCGTCTTCTACTATCCAGCTATGAATCTGAGCACCTGTGTGAGCTTCCCTAATACAACCACTTTAATATCTGAGATGGGAGCAAAAGATCCAGAGTAATGTCAATTAAAACTGTCATTGAGTTTTCCTCTTAATATTTATTCTAATGATAATGTAGcttttacttgtttgttttgcagtacTTGGTTCAAAATGATGTCCACAAAGACTTGGACTGACACGTCTATTAATCAGTACCAACAAACACTGAAGAGAATCGACCAGCTCGTCATAGTCATGAACTCGAACGTAAGCGCCCACACCTCCACAATATCAAGCTTTCAAACCGAACTGCTTCTGTTCTGACCACAGCTGTGTTCACCTGACTTTTTATTCCCCCCCAGAACAACATATCGATCAACACCGGGCTGATTCCTGACCTCAAAGCCATCCCATCTGCACCCTGCATGAACAGCAGTGCCACCAAAAGTCTTGCTTTACTATCGCTTCTCCTCTGCTGGGCAGTGCAGTGGGCATCCTTTTGAAACATTCATGCAAAATAGAACTGATGTAACTGTCATTGtctaaataaatgtcaataacTTTACAATTTTAGACTTTACACTAGCTTTAATTGCCTTTTTGCACTCTACAATATAACAACCTTTAAATAATCTTAAAGAATTAACTCGACAGCA
Proteins encoded in this region:
- the LOC122325009 gene encoding DBH-like monooxygenase protein 2 homolog, translated to MVTCLVVLLVLVQWSWAQEDPLLPFSEHLDLEHKVQLKWGFDEIRGTILFELTVNTSGWVGFGFSPKGGMTGADVVIGGVGPKGSYFTDRHAVGKSIPLVDKQQNYKLLSLTNSDGKTVMKFQRSISSCDENDLPITDLPMKLIYAYGDTDEIAYHSNRRGTKELNLLKYMPQSNPPNKKYFDMTMINFTVPANQTHYHCKIMKAPTFHSKQHIYRIEPVITNFDLVHHLLLYRCPPSVTSESFEAECYSGVDEECMEAVAVWGVGGGDFEFPEVAGLPVGGNVGEFLYRLEVHYNNPNKSAGRVDSSGLRFYYTSELRQHDAGVLGTGLAVALPYAIPPKAKSFLTYGLCDTAYIPKVLETSNDLQVFSVMLHTHLAGRKVQVGHFRGDKQIDFLAVDENYDFEYQEITNLGKIKTVKLGDKLLVECTYNTENRSTLTWGGLSTSDEMCLAFVFYYPAMNLSTCVSFPNTTTLISEMGAKDPDTWFKMMSTKTWTDTSINQYQQTLKRIDQLVIVMNSNNNISINTGLIPDLKAIPSAPCMNSSATKSLALLSLLLCWAVQWASF